Genomic segment of Salvia splendens isolate huo1 chromosome 12, SspV2, whole genome shotgun sequence:
TCCACCCCTCTATCAACATCATGCACAAACACATCAGTGTCACCATTTACTCTGTTCCTGGCCATCAATCCAGCCGTGTAGATGGCGCTCATCCTCCCCGGTGCCCCATCATGATATCCTGTGGGTGCATCCACCATTATCAAATCCCACTGTGTCTCATAGATCAAACTAGGCAAGCTCTTAAGAGCAAGCTGGCATTTGGAGAATCTTGGATCACCCACTTCTTTGCAGTGCTCTTGCATCCCAGTCTCATGGAGTTGATCAGCTTGATGCCTTTTGGTGTCATACACAACATGATAGGATTCAAGAGATGGGATCTCTTCCTTGACATGTCTAATCCAGCTCTCGTCTTCCTCGAGGAAGACGGTGCGGCCATCGTGGTTGAGAGAGGTCCACATGAGGCTGTCATGGCCTAATCCGAAGACTAGGAAATTGCAGGGTGATTTGTTTTGGAGGACTTTGAGGGAGACTGAGATTTCTTGCAATGTTTGTTGTGGTGTGGTGTTTGAGGTTGCATAGTGGACTAATGCATTTGAGAGAGAAGATGGGATTTTGGTGCATTTGTTTGGACAGTGTGGTTCTTGATTGATGGTGGAGTTAGGGATGAGTGATGAGGTGAGTGAATGGGGATATGGGAATGTTGATCTCATTATCaccaagaagaggaagaggaagaggaagaaaaaGCAGATCAAGATTATCTTCACATTCACAGTGTTCTGTTGCTTGCCTTTCATTGTGTTTTTGTTCTACAATCCCTCTCTGTGCTCAGATAACAGAGACTTTGAGTTTTTGTGTTTATTGACTTTATAAGGAGGGGTTGATGGGACAAGATATCTAATTTTGTTTCTAGTCGTGCAAGACACATAATATCATTCTCAACACTGTCATTTTGGTAATGATTATTTAATGAGTTGGCAAGATGTTAGGTGATGTTTAGGTTAATAAATCAACTcgtttaaaaatatattaatgttgattaattatagtattaacTTGCTTTCATGGTTAACCTTTTCCCTCTTCCACCTCCATTGCATGTAATCACAGAGGGTGGAACAGATTCAGTgatgactttttttttttttttcccttttttgaGAGGATAATTGCTCACAAATTTTCTGTTAGCATCTTCTACAgctgtaactttttttaattagttcCACCAAGTCAAAGCTCAACCAAACTTTTGCATAAAAAACTCAACTAACAATTATTTATATGATACCACATGATTTGATAAATCTTCTGCTAGGCTACcaaatttgttttctttcattaATTTTAATGTGTGTTGGGAATAGGAGTATGGTTTCATGGTTTTCGGCATGTCTAGCGAATATAAgttttatttattctattttatgctACTGATGTGATATGTCATCAGAAAATGGAATGTGACATAATTTTCCTTAAAATCAGAATATAGAATTATATTAATTTGCAGATACATTGATATTAGTTGACATAACAAAATATATCAGCTGATTCATATTTGACAAGCTCTGACttcaagaaattgtttgactttgtaaagaaaaatgaatagataaagttagtgatatatgagtcatacttttatatactccatctatccctaaaaatttgttacTTATTTCCAATTTTGTCTGTTTCTAGTggatcccacattccactaactcattcccactcttattctattataaaactaatttataaagATAAGACCCACAtaccactaattttttcaataacATGTGCCAGATCAAATGGTGATGAATTATTAGGGATGAATGAAGTATtagatttataataaaatgtgagtgaaatgagttagtggaataaatGGTCCACTTACTAAATATAGtataagtgaaatgagacatttattaccaaatagaaaaaaagaaaaaatggcgGGGGGTTTaggcggggggttaaggcggacccccaacctgtatatatcaaaaatcaccaaaagagcatacatcagacgagcccaaaagtgactcggtccgcacgagagatacaaatcacaagagctaacaaagctactatggtatccccacagaccgggtactaaccatctaactaccgagaaaacaaacataacaaagcaatacatcaaaataaaaacaaggatgatggccaaaagaTGGCCAAATCccaaggaaaacaaaaaaccataaatcaaaacctcGAACCATGtaaagtagtcatccatctcgatatctgaatctgaagttcggatagcccaactggtccatcctgacgagcgacttcaaatatcgaggcgctgaatcctcatcaaagaaggtgatggcaggggtctgaaccccctacctgccaaaaagtctgctggccggttgccctctcgaaagatgtgagagaacataaaCTGTATTtgtgcgagcaaagtacgaatgcgagccatgtgatgtctcacatccgctgctcctctgcgtcctgaagtgaacaccgcgaccactgctgccgcatccatctcgacccaaacctgcgaggagaactgcatagccagtgtcagcccgtgaagaagagctaaaagctccgcctcgaaggccgacccagctacgagaggcgtacaaaaggcccccaagagagaaccgtctgagccccgaaccactcccccaccgcctgcctgtcccgtcgagctagtaaaggccccgtcggtgttcagcttcacccaaggatcgtcgggtggatgccaaagcacttgcagggacctcagaactcgccggcgaggaggagccaaaggcatgaagtcaacggtcggggtgcaaccgcgccaatgaaggggggctagcacacccgccgccaccaagatccgcaggtgccgaacaacctgccaaataacatgtgaagaacgaaaagaaatgccgcgatgcttgcagctattcctctccgtccagataaaccagtataccaaacagggaatgatgaaactaatgtgcaaggcggtggccctgtgagaggacctccacaaaaaacctaatctaagtgcaatgtcagtgcacgtgtgaatgtgtgtgctgatgtaagggaaccagccatcaaagtaatcccaaaccgatctcgccagaggactcgacacaaacaaatgctgaaacgactcgactgaaatagaagagacacaacagagacacttggatgcgagagagataccgcgggcctgaacataacactcaacagggagcctctggaggaggaggcgccagatgaagacagagatggtaggggtcagcccagcattccaaaccatgcgaagtccgaaatgtctaggggaccgtgtccggacgggctcccaagctgaggccgtcgagaactcgccatggccagtgaggctccatcgcatcacatcccgcctgcccacctcaatcggaacagccctgataagatccaacacatgcaaaggcacaccatacaaagccagataatcatgcagtttttcaacatgccaagtatgatcatgccaaaatctagagacctcagcggcaggaagatcagtcccgggcggacaataggtcctaagggggagatccccgacccacacgtcgtcccagaaactaatccgcccttcgcctagggaccacctaatgagaccatgaacctgacctctaatgtccgtgagacgatgccaaataggactatcatgcacagagtaaggagaaatgaaagcacgaccagcatggaaacaatacttgcgcatggtgaactgcgcccaaagtgaatcctgcgcgagaaatctccaccagagcttgatgctgaaagctttgacgacctcgcggaaacgacggatgccgaggcctccctcatccaacggcagacaaatcttcttcttccagctaacccagtgaatcttcctctgctccccaaccgtgccccaaaagaaccgggccaagatctgctccaactccctcatccaatactgatacggcttcaggacctggaagatgtgaagagggatggttacaagggtgctcttgatcagagcgaggcgccctccaagagagagatgtctgtgagaccagctgtgaatccggtccaccatcttctgtcggatatctaaaaggtagccggccttcagcccccccttatagatagggacaccgaggtaggtgaaagggaggaatccctgctggtatccactcgcctctgccacctcagccgcccaagcgtcgaacttctcaaagaggtagaaatgactctttcccctgttcaccatctgacccgacacggcagaatagtgctcgagacaatgaaccagcctctccacggactgtctgtgcgccctgacaaagatgataacgtcatcggcataagacaaatgggatatggccggcgcgcgcctagcacatctatactccatatcggGATGTGTGTCCACAagcctgttcaagctcctcgaaagataatctgcagcaagcacgaacagcgacggcgataacggatctccctggcgaagtcccctcgtagactgaaagaaacctgccggagccccgttcacgagcactgagaaccagcaagaagagatgcatcgatccaccatactcacccaccccggcgggaatcccatcatctcaagcaccaggaggaggaaaggccactgcactcgatcataggccttagccatatctagcttgagggccagattaggcgactttgccttctgaatgagcgacctgccgatatcgtgaatcaattcctgagccaagagcacattatcactaagcaagcgaccctttacaaaaccgctctggttcggcgccacaacctgaggaagcagcggcgccaaacgcgatgtcaagatcttggagatgatcttgttggtcacgttgcaaaggctgatcggcctgtactctgcccaggtcgccgggcttgccttcttcggcaagagaatgatggtcgtggccgtgaagctgcggggcatgGGAGCTCCTGAGAAGAAGTCCGCCACCgctgccaccacctctgctcctacgatgtcccaacagtgctggaagaaaagagacgagaagccatccggtcccgaggcgctgtccccactgatgccaaagaccgcCGCCCTCACCTCATCATAGTCAGGAACTGCACAGAGGCCCTCGCGGTCGATGGAGTCTGGGAGACCGCGCAAGAGATcaaggtccggctgctccaagtgctcaacgtctgacgtgagaagccgctggaagtagtcaactgccgactgtctgatgtcctcctccgacgtgagagtctgtcctcctgcctgaatggcgtgaatccgggacttcacccgcttctgtcgcacccacccgtggaagaatttggagttcctttcgccttctgccgcccaccgaatggcagccttctgcttccagaaatcctcctccatcctagtgCGGAGTACGTAGAGGGCGGTGCAACGGCTAAGCTCACTCCTGTGGGCACCCGTGGGGTCCCCGTCGTAAGCCGCCTGCGCAGCGGCAACtgcctcctctgcctccctcagcttttcaaagatgttcccaaagacctccctGTTCCATCCCTTGAGAAATCCCTtaactctgctgagtttgaactgaagattaagcatgccgaagaagcccgtctccgccgtccacactctggcaatctcatccctgaaagtgtgatgccgaacccacatgttctgaaacctaaacGAAGGCCTCGGAATCTGAGCCGTGAGCTGGCACCGCACTAGCAAAGGGGCATGATCTGAGGAGATCCTAGGCAAATGAGTCACCCTGGTAGCCGCAAAGGCGGTCGTCCAGTGCTCCCCGAGAAGAACTCTGTCCAATCTCTCCCAGAGCCCACTCCTCGTCCATGTGAATGGTGGGCCATCAAAGCCTGGGTCCAGTAGCTGGAAGTCTGCTACGGCGTCGGCGAAGTCCATCATTTCTCCGTGCCTGTCTGTCGTGCTGCCctgtctctcttcctccaacaagaagatgttgaagtcaccaccaaCAAGCCAGGGGGCCCCGTCAGTAGCTAGAGAGATGTGCCTGAGCTTATTCCACAGATCGTATCtcccctccctcgagcacttagcATACACTACGGAGAGATAGATTGAAAAAGGGAATATCGCAGCAGAAATTCGGACGTGAAGGACCTGCTCAGAGTCATCAATGACCTCGACCTGCCAGTCCCTGTGAGAGAAGATCCAAATCTTTCCGTTTGTGTTCGAACACCTAAACTGCAACCCAAATCGCCTACTAAAGAAAGAAGGCTGGGGATCTGTCTGGGGCTCAAGCACCGCGGCAAACAAAACACTGTACATATCGATAATATTCTTGAAAGTGCCCTGGGTAGCAGTGTTCGCTATCCCTTGGGCATTCCAGATCATGAAGTGAGAAGACATGGGAAACTCAGTAGGCTCCCGAGGCCGAAAGCCTCGCCTTCTTCGATGAACCCTCTGCGGGAGGGGAAGTGGGTCCAATGTACTGCAGCACCGGATCGTCGGGTTCGAGCCTCGTGTTCGGTACCTCACAAATCATATGATCCTGGTGGTCATCGCTATCTACCTCAACCTCAGCATCATCCGAGGGAAAATCCTCCAAGGCCCCGAACATGTTATCACCGTGCAAAACCATAGCTAGAGGTCCGTACCCGAAGCCGCGTGTAATAGATGGCGATCTGGACCTAGAGACATGCTCTCTCCCTGACGAGGAATCATCCCCCTCCATACCCTGATATCTCTCTCCGTCCGACACTGTCCGCGCCGAGGTGGCTTTCGCCTGTTTCTTGTTGCCCTTATacttcttcttgcccttattcttcttcttaggcATGACGAAGCTGTCGTCCCCTGCAGCCTGTGAACCCTCTGCGGCTGCTGAAGAAGGCCCATGGTGTGAGACGGGGCCAGGGGCCGGCTCTCTGATCACCACGCCCTGGTTGCGCCTCTCCTGACGCCGTGGCTGTCCAACCTCCGGGGGTGGCCTCTCTGTAGGCTGGCTAGCAAAAGGCTGGTACCTCGGGCCCTGAGGCTGTCTACTAGGGCCTGCCAGATGCGACTCTCCCTCTCTGTTGGGAGGAGGCCGGTTCTGTGGGTTCGGCCTTTGGGAGTAGTCCCTCTTGGGAGGCATAGGCCGCCTCCCCGAAGCGTAGCATGACATCGCCGTGTGCCCCACATGCTTGCACTCGTTACAATACAacgggatcttgtcccatttcacctTAAGTGTCACATGTTTACCTGCAATGTCAATATCTATCTCCTCCGGAATAGGGCGCGACAAATCAACCTCGACACAAATCCGAGCAAAGGAGACGCGAGATCTAGTAATAGTAGCCCGATCAACTTGGACAGGCTTACCAAGCATCTCACCAATAGCAATCAACGAGGACTCCTCAAATAAATGCACAGGTAAGGCAAGAATATTGCACCAAATAGCCACAATAGGGATTTCAAAAAAGGGGTCAAAATCGGGGGTCCACTTAAAGACACGCATAGGGTGATGCTCAACATACCAAACAGGCGAGTTATTAGGACcattcaaaattttcacatagTCACGCATGTCGGAAAGTTGAATAAAAATATGCTTTGCATTTAAGAAATTCCAAGAAAGAGAACCCACAAGTTTGAGGTTACCTAGggccttttgaatttggtggGAAGGAGGGATGGAGTGAGAGAATTTTCCGACGATGGCAGGTCCTATACGGCCTGCAAGAATAGAAGTTTCATTGGCCGAAAAGAAAAGACACGGTTTACCGTCGACAATGCGAACTTCGCCTCTTTTATCCGCCTTTTCTCGATCCAAAAGTATCGGACCTTCTGCCGGCTGCCCTCTCTTTAAAACATCAGCCATAGATGTcccaaaataaatatttgattgGTCTCCAAATTTTCCAGCCGATGGAGGCTGATGTTCCTTTGAATTTTGTCCATGTATTTGTTTCTCCAAATGAGCATCTTCATTCATCATATCAGCCCAAGAAAGAGGTGGAGAATTAGCAATCTTAGCAGAAGAGAAGGCGTGGGTGAGTTGTGAACAGCCGAAGGAAGAACAACATGAAGAGGGGCTGCCCGATTGGCTTCGGCAGACGTCGGAACTGCTGGAGTCAGCTTGGAGCTGCTGATCGGGGGAAAATCCTCCATGTTTGGGCTGGTAAGAACAGTGGTGGGTTGAGGATGTGAGGGTGGACGGCGTTTGGATTGGCTGGGGTGTTTTTGGCCGGCAAAAATCGCGACGGCGAGTTGTTTTCCGGCGTCAGAATCTGGCTGGGAAGGACGATGCATAGGGgttctattttttttagaatggGCTGCATGTTTGTTGATTTTGGGCTGTGGGGGAGTAGCAATAAGCTGTTTTTTGGGCTGggaataaataaaatgtgaagtGGGCTGGGGGTTATTTGGGATGTAAATGGGCTTGGAATTTAAAGGAGAAAGAGAGGGATGAAAGGAAGGGTCCAGTGAGGAACTTACCTGGACCGAGGCAGGAGTAATTGGCAAAAACGGCAGCCCGCAAACTCGGCCCGAATTCACCTGCTGAGCGACGAGGGTTCGAGTCTCCGCCAGATCAAGTTGCTGAGTTTCTTCTGTCGAGATACTTGTCGATTTCCCATGTGTTTTGACGATATCGACGTGCTCCATATCACTCCAAATTAATGAAGCAGGTTTGTCTTCACTCCCCATGTTCACATTATTCGGAATTGCTTTCGATGAGCTGGCCTTGACCTCGGTAGTCGGTTGAGAGTTGGCGTGAATTGCTGTCTT
This window contains:
- the LOC121757050 gene encoding glucuronoxylan 4-O-methyltransferase 2-like codes for the protein MKGKQQNTVNVKIILICFFFLFLFLFLVIMRSTFPYPHSLTSSLIPNSTINQEPHCPNKCTKIPSSLSNALVHYATSNTTPQQTLQEISVSLKVLQNKSPCNFLVFGLGHDSLMWTSLNHDGRTVFLEEDESWIRHVKEEIPSLESYHVVYDTKRHQADQLHETGMQEHCKEVGDPRFSKCQLALKSLPSLIYETQWDLIMVDAPTGYHDGAPGRMSAIYTAGLMARNRVNGDTDVFVHDVDRGVEDRFSKSFLCQGYLVEQQGRIRHFNVPTHKSSLGTPFCPSA
- the LOC121757935 gene encoding uncharacterized protein LOC121757935, producing MSSHFMIWNAQGIANTATQGTFKNIIDMYSVLFAAVLEPQTDPQPSFFSRRFGLQFRCSNTNGKIWIFSHRDWQVEVIDDSEQVLHVRISAAIFPFSIYLSVVYAKCSREGRYDLWNKLRHISLATDGAPWLVGGDFNIFLLEEERQGSTTDRHGEMMDFADAVADFQLLDPGFDGPPFTWTRSGLWERLDRVLLGEHWTTAFAATRVTHLPRISSDHAPLLVRCQLTAQIPRPSFRFQNMWS